From the Longimicrobium sp. genome, the window GAGGATCGCGGTGCTGGAATTGGCGGCCGGAACGGCCCGGCTCGACCGGGGATGAAGGCGCGCCGCGGCGCGCCTTCATCCCCGGTCGGAAGTGTCACCCATCTCTCCGAACGGGTGTTACCCATGTCCCCGGCCCTTGCAACTGCCTGGGGGAGGGGGAGACCTCAGCGCGAGGAGAGGCTTCGGCTCGCTGTGGAGGGCACCCTGCTTCCCCGGCTCCTCCGCCCGCTCCGCGGGGGAGGGGGAAAACGCATCGAGGGGAAGCTTCAGCGCGCGACGCGATGCTGGACTGGGCCTCACGCCCCGGGAGGAGTTTCATCCTGAAACAAGTTCTTTCCTGGCTGGAAGACGACGAGGCGAGATGAGCGAGACGGCGGTGGTGATCGGGAGCGGCTTCGGGGGGCTGGCGGCGGCGGTGCGGCTGCGCGCGATGGGATGGCGCGTGGTGGTGCTCGAGGCGCTGGACCAGCCCGGCGGGCGCGCGCGCGTGTTCCGGCAGGACGGCTTTACCTTCGACGCCGGCCCCACCGTCATCACCGCGCCGTACCTGCTCGCGGAGCTGTTCGCGGCGGCGGGGCGGCGGATGGAGGACTACGTGGAGCTCGTCCCCGTCGACCCCTTCTACCGCATCCTCTTCCACGACGGCAGCACCTTCGACTACGTGGGCGACGAGGAGCGGCTGATCGCCGAGATCCGCCGCCTCAGCCCGCGCGACGTGGACGGCTACCGGCGCCTGGCCGCGCACGCCGAGCGCATCTTCGACGTGGGCTACACGCAGCTGGCCGACCAGCCGTTCGGGCGCCTCTCCGACATGCTGCGCGTGCTGCCGCAGATGATGCGGCTGGAAAGCTTCCGCACCGTGCACGGCCTGGTCGCGCGCTACATCAAGGACGAGCGCCTGCGGCGCGCGCTCACCTTCGAGCCGCTGCTGGTGGGAGGCAACCCGTTCACCACCACCTCCATCTACCTGCTCATCCACTGGCTGGAGCGGAAGTGGGGCGTGTGGTTCGCGAAGGGCGGCACCACCGCCATCGTCCACGCTCTCGTCCGCCTGCTGGGGGAGATGGAGGTGGAGGTGCGGATGAACGCGCCCGTGGAGGAGATCGTCGTCCGCAACGGCCGGGCGGCGGGGGTGCGCCTGGCCGGCGGCGAGACGATTCCCGCGTCGCTCGTCGTCAGCAACGCGGACCCGAGCTGGGTCTACTCGCGGATGCTGCCGCCGGAGCACCGTCCGCGGCACAGCGACGCGCGGGTGGCCCGCGTGCGCCAGTCGATGAGCCTGTTCGTGGGCTACTTCGGCAGCACGCGGCAATATCCCGAGATCGCGCACCACACCATCGTCCTCGGCGAGCGCTACCGCGGGCTGCTGGACGACATCTTCCGCCGCCGCGTGCTGGCCGACGACTTCTCGCTCTACGTGCACGCGCCCACGCGCACCGACCCGTCGCTGGCGCCGCCGGGGCGGGAGACCTTCTACGTGCTGTCCCCCGTCCCCAACAACCGCGGCGGGGTGGATTGGGAGCGCGAGCGCGGGCCCTACTTCGAGCGGGTGATGGAGGAGCTGGAGCGCCGCCTTCTCCCGGGGATCCGCGGCAGCATCGCGACCTCGCTGACGCTGACGCCGCGCGAGTTCGAGCGCGACCTGCGCTCGGTGGACGGCGCCGCGTTCGGCCCCGAGCCGGTGCTGACGCAGAGCGCCTGGTTCCGCTACCACAACCAGTCGGACGACGTCGCCGGCCTGTACTTCGTGGGCGCCGGCACGCACCCCGGCGGCGGCGTTCCCGGCGTGCTCTGCTCCGCGAAGGTGCTGGAGCGCATCGTGCCGCGGCCGGAGAAGCCGGTGGAGCTGGCGGGGATGGAGCGCAGGCGGGTAGTCGTCGGGGTGTGAGGTGGATCGGTGCTGTCTATCAGTGCTGGCGAGCGGCGGTGAGCGAAGCCGGCTCCCGCGCCGCCCTCTCCCCGCGCCTTAGAGCGCTCGCCCTCTCCCGTACCGGGCGAGGGGGGCTGTCCAGCATCCGTGCACCCTGCAACCTGTGATCGCGCCAATGCTTCGGTGTGTCGGTGATGCGTGCGAGCTACCTCTCCCGGTACGGGAGAGGTGGACGGCCTCGGCCGGCCGGAGAGGGCGCGATGCGACGGACACGCGCCGAACCGAGTCCCGCGATGACCACCGAATTCCGTCGATGAGCACCGAATCCAGCGCGGAGAGCCGTTGACCTATCTCGCCTTCCATGCCGTCTTCATCCTCCCGCCCATCGCGCTGCTGGCGGCTTGGGTGGCGCCGCGCCGGCACCGGCTGCCGCGGCGCGCGGGGTGGGCGCTGGCGGCGGTCGCGGCGCTGGCGCTCGCCTGGACGACGCCGTGGGACAACCATCTCGTCGCGCGCGGCGTGTGACGCTACGGCGCGGACCGCGTCGTCGGCGTGATCGGCTACGTGCCTGTCGAGGAGTACCTGTTCTTCATCCTGCAGCCGATCCTCACCGGGCTGTGGTTCTACGCGATGCTGCTGGTCACGGGGGATGAGGAGGGGATGGAGATCGAGGGAAGTCGAGGCTCGCGAGCCGGTCGAATCATCCCCCTTCCCGAGTCGTTGGCTGAGCCAAGGAGGAGGAGGAAGATGCCGCTCGCACCGGAGGTGGCGCGGTGGACGGCGGCGGGGCTGTGGCTGGCGGCGGGCATCGCCGCGTGGGTGG encodes:
- a CDS encoding phytoene desaturase, with protein sequence MSETAVVIGSGFGGLAAAVRLRAMGWRVVVLEALDQPGGRARVFRQDGFTFDAGPTVITAPYLLAELFAAAGRRMEDYVELVPVDPFYRILFHDGSTFDYVGDEERLIAEIRRLSPRDVDGYRRLAAHAERIFDVGYTQLADQPFGRLSDMLRVLPQMMRLESFRTVHGLVARYIKDERLRRALTFEPLLVGGNPFTTTSIYLLIHWLERKWGVWFAKGGTTAIVHALVRLLGEMEVEVRMNAPVEEIVVRNGRAAGVRLAGGETIPASLVVSNADPSWVYSRMLPPEHRPRHSDARVARVRQSMSLFVGYFGSTRQYPEIAHHTIVLGERYRGLLDDIFRRRVLADDFSLYVHAPTRTDPSLAPPGRETFYVLSPVPNNRGGVDWERERGPYFERVMEELERRLLPGIRGSIATSLTLTPREFERDLRSVDGAAFGPEPVLTQSAWFRYHNQSDDVAGLYFVGAGTHPGGGVPGVLCSAKVLERIVPRPEKPVELAGMERRRVVVGV